In Paenarthrobacter sp. GOM3, a single window of DNA contains:
- a CDS encoding helix-turn-helix domain-containing protein — protein MQRKAVRPAEIAGEGVDWLTADLSGNVSAEYARLFASALVAAIDKQKLGVREVGRLAGVSHTTVLSIIEGRTVPDLGTIALLEKALGRELLPTPRLV, from the coding sequence ATGCAGAGAAAGGCAGTCCGTCCAGCAGAGATCGCTGGGGAAGGGGTCGATTGGCTCACCGCTGACCTGTCCGGCAATGTCTCCGCCGAGTACGCCCGGTTGTTCGCCAGCGCTCTCGTCGCTGCCATTGATAAGCAGAAGCTCGGCGTCCGTGAAGTTGGGCGTCTTGCCGGTGTCTCCCACACCACAGTCTTGAGCATCATCGAGGGGCGCACTGTCCCCGACCTTGGCACCATCGCCTTGCTGGAGAAAGCTCTCGGCAGGGAATTGCTGCCCACGCCGAGACTTGTCTGA